From a single Paenibacillus sp. FSL R5-0345 genomic region:
- a CDS encoding ATPase, T2SS/T4P/T4SS family: MNGNQTKRPLFSLKQSILRLSKPGKEDFYTFLQKMKNDMNQGLEREDDAYFELNAKALIGDPQAVSFFMNGIEKYLRKTPFTGKVPEAYRTVAEALYHEWKGFGPAYRWFTDRAYSESTGLQMIGKQIFYNHKGEFVAYPYEMPSLDRVEQLKRSLLKSDPNKKLNKDNPSVEFKMDDPLWPGRFIRLAIWVSPRVWDGFTTISLRRQVVEFLSLEDQAGTECIPAEAVEMIRALSSTFRNTIIAGAVGSGKTTFANTIVGEQLLGSSSCMGVVMIEKHPESILPYQIKGHRIIPIQAANEELMEVGVESLRHDPNILYMTEMRYNEWEFYLWSGEKGYDGITGTFHTVDSEDIPYQGAFAVSTRIGGSLKGHLISALKSCELVFILESVPNGKKRLTRISEVFYEEEKNSVFANDLMRWEPQNMSWSYNDKLTKSLILKMSKKNEQATQLLQKELGRLATAKSMDQPIKESLKSKIILNE; this comes from the coding sequence ATGAACGGAAATCAAACGAAGCGTCCGTTGTTCTCTCTGAAACAAAGCATTCTGCGCTTGAGTAAACCGGGTAAGGAAGACTTTTATACATTTTTGCAAAAAATGAAAAATGATATGAACCAAGGGCTGGAGCGTGAGGATGATGCCTACTTCGAGCTAAATGCGAAGGCACTAATTGGCGATCCGCAGGCAGTTAGCTTTTTTATGAATGGGATAGAAAAGTATTTACGGAAGACTCCATTTACGGGCAAGGTTCCAGAAGCATACCGGACGGTGGCAGAAGCGCTCTATCATGAGTGGAAGGGCTTTGGACCGGCATATCGTTGGTTTACTGATCGTGCATACAGTGAGTCAACGGGGCTCCAGATGATTGGAAAGCAAATTTTTTATAATCATAAAGGTGAGTTTGTAGCTTATCCGTACGAGATGCCTTCTCTAGATCGGGTGGAGCAGTTAAAGCGTTCTTTATTAAAAAGTGATCCCAACAAAAAGCTGAACAAGGACAACCCTTCGGTGGAGTTCAAAATGGATGATCCGCTCTGGCCCGGTCGATTTATCCGACTTGCCATTTGGGTATCCCCGAGAGTATGGGATGGATTCACCACCATATCACTGCGGCGGCAGGTTGTAGAGTTCCTGAGTCTAGAAGATCAAGCAGGTACGGAATGTATTCCAGCGGAAGCGGTTGAAATGATTCGGGCGTTATCATCCACTTTTCGCAATACCATAATTGCGGGTGCTGTTGGATCAGGAAAAACAACCTTTGCAAATACGATCGTCGGCGAGCAACTGCTTGGATCCTCGTCTTGTATGGGTGTGGTGATGATAGAGAAGCATCCGGAGTCGATTTTACCTTATCAGATTAAAGGGCATCGAATTATTCCGATACAAGCTGCAAACGAGGAATTAATGGAGGTGGGGGTAGAGTCACTGCGGCATGACCCAAACATTTTGTATATGACAGAAATGCGGTATAACGAATGGGAATTTTACCTGTGGAGTGGGGAGAAGGGATATGACGGTATCACCGGAACCTTCCACACCGTGGATTCGGAGGACATTCCTTATCAAGGCGCTTTTGCCGTGTCGACAAGAATTGGCGGGAGTCTTAAGGGACATTTAATCTCTGCACTGAAATCATGCGAGCTAGTTTTTATTTTGGAGAGTGTTCCAAATGGGAAGAAGCGGCTGACGCGAATATCGGAAGTCTTTTATGAAGAGGAAAAGAACTCTGTATTTGCGAATGATCTGATGCGCTGGGAGCCTCAGAATATGAGTTGGTCTTATAATGACAAGCTGACGAAGAGCTTGATTCTGAAGATGTCTAAGAAAAATGAGCAGGCGACACAGTTGCTTCAGAAAGAGCTAGGACGACTTGCAACCGCAAAGTCAATGGATCAGCCAATTAAGGAAAGCTTGAAATCTAAGATCATTCTTAACGAGTAA